The genomic window GCCACCTCGACCCTGAAGTTCTCCGAGAGCTCCGAGCCCCTGCCCGCGCTGCGCACGTACACGGGACAGCTCACGCTGGAGCTCGACCTGCGCGATGGGTGCGGCAAGCCGGTGGAGCTGGACTCGGGCCAGACCCTCACCTTTGCCTCCGACACGGCGCTCACCCTCTCCCAGCCTCCCGTCCAGGTGCAGCCCGGTCGGTGGACGGTCACCGCTCGGCTGCCGGAGTGCCCGGAGAACCCGTCGCAGTCCCTGGCCATCTGGCCGCTCATCGACAACGAGCCGCTGTACAGATCGACCAGCCAGCGCTTCGAGCGGCGCGTGCTGCCGCACTGCATCCCCCCCGCCGTGCAGATCGAGGTGCTCACTCCCAGCGAGCCCGTGAGCACGGAGCCCGGCGCCATGGTGGAGTTCGAGGTGAAGGTGTCGAACTCGGAAGACCCGCCCATCACCGATGGCCTGCTGATGGTGTCCGCCAATGGGCTGACGGTGCTCTCGGCCAGCCTCGACAACCAACCCCTCGCGGCCAAGGGAGAGGGGTTCGTGCTCCCGGAGCTGCGCAAGGACGCGCCCCAGACGGTGAGGCTCACCGCCCAGGTCTCCGTGACGTCCTCGAAAGAGGTGAAGGCCCACGTGTGGTGCGCCCACTCGGATGGCACCCTGCTCACCGAGAAGAAGAGCGTGGTCTTCAATCCGGGGGAGGTCGGGGTGGACGTCGGCTGTGGCTGCCACGCCGCCACGCTGCCAGGCCAGGTGTGGCCCTGGCTCGCCCTGCTCCTGGCGGCATCGCGCCCCTGGGAGCGTTTGCGTAGACTGCGGCGCAGCGAAAGGAACCACCTCTAGGCGCCATGTCGGCAGCGACTCTCACTCTCTTGGTCCTGACTCTGACGGGTCAGGCTGTCGCGCTGCGCTCCGACAAGCCCTTCGTCACCTCCGAGGACAGCGCGCAGGTCGAGGTCAGCGTGCTCGATGACTCGGGCCGCCCGCTGCGAGACGCGCAGGTGTCGCTCACCGTCAACATCGGCTCCCTCACTGAGCCCGTCCCCTCCCAGGACGGCACGTTCACCGCCACCTACAAGCCGCCCTCCCAGGAGGGCCCCCAGGTCGCCCTGCTCCATGCGACGGTGCGGCAGGGAGCACGGAGCTCCGGGGCCTGGCTCGCCCTGCCCGTCCATGGGTCCCACCGCCTGCGAGTCCAGGCTCCGCCTCGAGCGCGCGTGCGGGTGTCGATCGGCGCTGCCTCCTATGGGCCCGTGACGGCCTCGGCCAGCGGCGAGGCCCTGCTCCCCGTGAAGCTTCCCCCCGGCGCAGAGAGCGCGCAGGTGACGATCACCGACCGCGCGGGAAAGAGCCGCACGCAGACGGTGCCCCTGCCCGCGCCCAGGTTCGCTCGCGTCCAGCTCGTGGCGCTGGAGCCTCCCGTCCAGGGCAGGACCGTCCGGCTGCAGGGGTTCGTCGTGGATGACAGCGGCAACCCGGCCGTGGCCCTCCCTGCGCTCACCGTGAGCGCGGAGCAGGGCTCGCTGGGCCCCATCGAGCCGAAGGAGGGCGGCGTCTTCGAGCTCCCCTACACCGCCTCCACGAGCAGCTCGGCGCCGGTGACGATCTCCGCCTCACCGCTCGAAGAGGCCGAGCGCTCGGCCTCGCTCCAGGTCGAGCCGCTCCCGGCCGCTGCCGGCACGGCGACGGATCCGCGAGCGACGACCCAGGATCCCGCGGTGGCCTCCTCGGGAGCGACTACACCTGAGTCGCAGCGGATGCCGTGGCAGCGCACGCTCGGCGCCTTCTTTTTCGCGCACACCAACACCGCCGCGGCGAACGGGTTCGGGCTCCAGGCGCAGGGCGCGCTCCGGCTCGGCACGCTGCCGCTGGAGGGCCTGGCGCTGCTCGAGCTTCGAGGCAATGGGGACGTGAGTGAGACCATCGGCCGGGACGGGCCCAATCCGGTGACCAAGACGTTCAGCCTCGACGGCCTGGGCCTCCGGCTCGGCGCGCGCTGGAGCCACCCGTTCCTGGCTCGGGGCGTGCTCTTCGCGGATGCGAGCCTGGGCTTCCTGGCCATGGGCGGAGAGGTGCTCCTGAAAGACCTCCAGGAGAACGAGCGGAGGGAGGATGTCCGCTCGGTGGGGCCCTCCGCCTCCGTGGGCGGCGGCCTCGCGTGGCCCCTGGGTCCAGGCAGCCTGTGCGGCCAGCTCCACTGGGCCTACGCACCGGGACGCGGGCTCGTGAGCGGAAACCTGGGTGGGTTGTCGTTCGGCGTGGGCTATCAGCTCTCCTTCGGTGGGAGGACACGTCCATGAGCCGGTGCGCGATGGCGCTCCTGGTCGCGCTCCTGGGCGGCGTCGCCGTGGCGGCTCCTCCCTCGCCCGAGGCTTCCGGGACGGTGTGGATCACCCTGCGGCCGCAGAGCTCCCTTCCCTTGAAGAGCCCGCGCGTCCAGGTCGGCGGCAAGGACGCCGTCGCCTCGGGCGGAGCGTTCCGCGTGGACGGGCTCGCCTCCGGTCCGGTGGTCCTCACCGCCTCGGCCGAGGGCTATCAGCCCGTGGAGCGCAAGGTGCTCGTTCCCGCGGGAGGCCAGGCCAGCGTCTTCCTGCCGCTCGAGCGCATCCCTGGCCCTGGCACCGTGAAGGGGCGCGTCCTCCAAGAGCAGGGCCGTGAGGGGACGAAGGTCCCGCTCGCCGACGTCGAGGTGCAGCTCGGCGGCAAGGTGGTGGCCCGGAGCGATGCGGAGGGCGTGTTCGTGGTAGCCGAGGCCGGCCCTGGTCCCGTCACGCTCAAGCTCGCCGGCGCCGGAGTCCGTCCCCAGGAGGAGGTGGTGGTCGTCCCCTCCCACGGCGAGGCCTCCGTCGAGGTCGTCCTGCAGAAGGGCGAGGAGATCCGCGCCTGGATGCGAGGACGCGTGCGCTCCACCCAGGGCCGCCCCGTCGTGGCCACCCTGCGGATCGCGGAGGCTCGCATCAAGGCCCGCACCCGCCCGTCGGGAGACTTCGAGTTCCGCCTGCCCGCGGGCCGCTACCACGTGACCTTCGAGGCGCGAGGCTATGTCCCGCAGACGAAGGTCGTCGACGTGGCCGCCGGAGATCAGGCGCTGTTCTACGTGGATCTGTCGCCCCTGGAGAACTGAGCCGTGCGTGCCCTGTCCCTCACGCTCCCGCTGTTCCTGCTCCTCTGGGGATGCGAGGGGTGTGACCCGAAGCAGCCCGCCACGCCCGACGCCTCCGCGGTCGCGCAGCTGGCGACGCTCACCCAGCTCCAGGGCCAGGTGACGGTGCTGCGAGACGCGGCCTCCCGCCCGGCTCGCGCGGACGAGCCGCTCTACCCTGGCGAGACCGTGCAGACCGGGCCTGGGAGCTCGGCGCGCGTGCGGTACGTCAACGGCGCGGAGGTGGAGGTGGCCGAGAACAGCCGCTTCCGCGTGAACGGCGCTCCCGGTGCGCTCTCCCTCGAGCTGGAGGAGGGGCGGATCATCTCGAGCTCCGCCCAGGCCACCGGGGGCAGCGGGCTCACCATCACGGGCCGCTTCGGCCGGGCGGAGATGGTGACCGCCGCGGAGATGGTGTTCGACCTGCGCGAGAAGGATCCCAAGCTGACGCTCCAGTACGGAGAGATCCGCGTGATCGGCCCGGACGGACAGGCAGTCCCCGTCGTGGCGGGCGAGGAGCTCTCACTCTCGCTCAGCAAGCCCTCGCAGCCCCCCACGTCCGCGCCCGTCGTTGTCGCCGAGGAGATCGTCTTCACCCTCAAGCCCCAGGGCGGCAAGGCCCGCGTGCGGGGCGCGCAGGATGCCGCCTTCACTGACGTCTCCCCGGACCAGAGCCGCGAGCTCGGCCGCGGCGCGGCGTTCGAGATCCCCGCGAATGCCAGCGCGCGCCTGTCCTCCAGCGCGCTGAAGGTGAGCCTCTCCGGAGACACCGCCGGGACGATCACCGAGGCCTCCCGCCAGGGCGACCAGAGCGCCTACGCCCTGCAGCTCAGCCGCGGCAGGGCGCGGCTCCAGTTCGCCGCCGGCAAGCACTCCCTGAAGCTGACCGACGGCCGAGGCGAGGTCGAGCTCAAGGTCTCCGAGCAGAGCACGGTCTCCGTGAGCAATCCCCAGGCGGGCGCCACCCTGACGGTCCTCACCGGGAAGGCGGAGCTGGTCGCCGACGGGAAGACCACGGTCCTCGGGGCGGGCGAGGCAGTGCAGCGCTCCTCCGCGTCACCCCAGGCCGCGCGAGACGCAGCCCCCGCGCTGGTGCTTCCGCCCGATGCGAAGGCGGCGCGGGTGTTCACCGACGGGCTGCCAGGCGCGGGCATCCAGGTCCCCTCCTCTTCCGGAAGCCCGCTGCGGGTGGAGGTGGCGGATGAGCCCTCCTTCCGCGAGCCCCTGCTCGCCGGCCGCGTGGGCGAGGACTGGGTGCGCGTCGATCCACCCACCCGGGGAGAGCTCCACTGGCGCTTCCTCGGCGAGGACGGGAGCGTGCGCACGCAGGGCTCGGCCCGCTTCCAGCCAGATCGCGGCCGCTCCTCGCTGGCCGGCCAGAGTCCCAAGGCCGAGGTGCTCGAGACGGGCCTCAAGGCCACGGTGTACTTCCAGAGCGCGGTGCCCTCGCTGCGCTTCAGCTTCGAG from Hyalangium gracile includes these protein-coding regions:
- a CDS encoding carboxypeptidase regulatory-like domain-containing protein, with protein sequence MSRCAMALLVALLGGVAVAAPPSPEASGTVWITLRPQSSLPLKSPRVQVGGKDAVASGGAFRVDGLASGPVVLTASAEGYQPVERKVLVPAGGQASVFLPLERIPGPGTVKGRVLQEQGREGTKVPLADVEVQLGGKVVARSDAEGVFVVAEAGPGPVTLKLAGAGVRPQEEVVVVPSHGEASVEVVLQKGEEIRAWMRGRVRSTQGRPVVATLRIAEARIKARTRPSGDFEFRLPAGRYHVTFEARGYVPQTKVVDVAAGDQALFYVDLSPLEN